From Haloglomus litoreum, the proteins below share one genomic window:
- a CDS encoding DUF456 domain-containing protein, whose product MTGPSTLGTPVAVLTAVVGPAVEVPVLGTVEAAWLVALVLLLAGILGSLLPGLPGPALSLAGVLGYWWATGYASPGTLALVGLVALGLLGLAADWLAAPLGARAGGASTRTTAVAGIVGFALLFVLGPLGVVLGVAGTVFLLELRRSEDPEASLRAAGAATVAVLGSALAQLVVTGAMLVGFLLVV is encoded by the coding sequence ATGACCGGCCCCTCGACGCTCGGCACCCCTGTCGCGGTCCTCACGGCGGTCGTCGGTCCCGCCGTCGAGGTGCCCGTTCTGGGGACCGTCGAGGCGGCCTGGCTCGTCGCACTCGTCCTCCTGCTGGCGGGCATCCTCGGGAGCCTCCTCCCCGGGCTCCCGGGGCCCGCGCTCTCGCTGGCGGGCGTGCTGGGGTACTGGTGGGCGACCGGCTACGCGAGCCCCGGGACGCTCGCACTCGTCGGACTGGTCGCGCTCGGTCTGCTGGGTCTCGCAGCCGACTGGTTGGCGGCCCCCCTCGGCGCGCGGGCCGGCGGCGCCTCGACGCGGACGACCGCAGTGGCCGGCATCGTCGGCTTCGCGCTCCTGTTCGTGCTCGGCCCGCTCGGCGTCGTCCTCGGTGTCGCCGGGACGGTGTTCCTGCTCGAACTGCGGCGGTCGGAGGACCCGGAGGCCTCGCTGCGGGCGGCGGGTGCGGCGACCGTCGCCGTCCTCGGGAGCGCGCTCGCACAGCTGGTCGTCACGGGCGCGATGCTGGTGGGCTTCCTGCTGGTGGTCTGA
- a CDS encoding peroxidase-related enzyme (This protein belongs to a clade of uncharacterized proteins related to peroxidases such as the alkylhydroperoxidase AhpD.): MAPADETPTLRDDAMTRFPVPDFEDIPEDLQERITEEANRAGFTPNVFSALAHRPEQFRAFFGYYDAIHEGSSLAPEEIEMIIVAVSGTNDCYYCIVAHGALLRIFAEAPLLADQIAANHRLADISDQHRAMLDFAVKLTESPGRVDESDLDRLREAGFDDEAVWDIASVVAYYNLANRMALVTDMRPNEEFHTMGR, translated from the coding sequence ATGGCCCCAGCCGACGAGACACCGACGCTCCGGGACGACGCGATGACGCGGTTCCCGGTGCCCGACTTCGAGGACATCCCCGAGGACCTGCAGGAGCGCATCACCGAGGAGGCGAACCGCGCCGGGTTCACGCCGAACGTGTTCTCGGCGCTGGCCCACCGACCCGAGCAGTTCCGCGCCTTCTTCGGCTACTACGACGCCATCCACGAGGGGAGTTCGCTCGCCCCCGAGGAGATCGAGATGATCATCGTCGCCGTCTCAGGGACGAACGACTGCTACTACTGCATCGTCGCGCACGGTGCGCTGCTTCGCATCTTCGCCGAGGCGCCGCTGCTCGCCGACCAGATTGCCGCCAACCACCGCCTCGCCGATATCTCCGACCAGCACCGTGCGATGCTGGATTTCGCGGTCAAGCTGACCGAGTCCCCGGGTCGCGTCGACGAGTCCGACCTCGACCGCCTCCGCGAGGCGGGCTTCGACGACGAGGCCGTCTGGGACATCGCCAGCGTCGTGGCCTACTACAACCTCGCCAACCGGATGGCGCTGGTGACGGACATGCGGCCGAACGAGGAGTTCCACACGATGGGACGCTGA
- a CDS encoding metal-dependent hydrolase, whose product MYATGHYGMALLVYAPVGHLLLKADPFLAFVGGAGVLALATLPDIDMDLPLVPHRGPTHSLLFLALVAGALGAVGWTIGQGPWQPLGGPTRAALFAGGIGVLGVGSHLLADMLTPAGVNLLWPLPAEALSFDVARADNTIANYGLLGLGAFATAAVVLVASPV is encoded by the coding sequence GTGTACGCGACGGGCCACTACGGGATGGCACTGCTCGTCTACGCGCCGGTCGGCCACCTCCTCCTGAAGGCCGACCCCTTCCTCGCGTTCGTCGGCGGCGCGGGCGTCCTCGCGCTCGCGACGCTCCCGGACATCGACATGGACCTCCCGCTGGTCCCGCATCGCGGCCCGACGCACTCGCTGCTGTTTCTCGCACTGGTCGCGGGGGCGCTGGGTGCGGTCGGCTGGACCATCGGGCAGGGCCCGTGGCAGCCCCTCGGCGGCCCGACCAGAGCGGCGCTGTTCGCCGGCGGCATCGGCGTCCTGGGCGTCGGGTCGCACCTCCTCGCGGACATGCTCACGCCCGCCGGGGTGAACCTCCTCTGGCCGCTCCCGGCCGAGGCGCTCAGTTTCGACGTCGCCCGCGCCGACAACACCATCGCCAACTACGGACTCCTCGGCCTGGGAGCGTTCGCGACGGCCGCCGTGGTGCTGGTCGCGAGTCCGGTCTGA
- a CDS encoding class I adenylate-forming enzyme family protein encodes MEHHKGEPLSHFGDVPAMAADRYGDKTAFTSFGQELSFAELDAQANQAANLLVEQGVEPGDRVGLFIPNTNQFPPAYFGIIRAGAVAVPLNLRMDPNTLGYVVNNSEADIVIASPVLADEAKQLASATDIETLLLPGVTDDGIVNYSQAMADQPTDFDRPEREPSDIACQPYTSGTTGKPKGVLLSHENLLSAVEAYTKGGLAVDADDSIVLVLPLFHIFALNAIMSTYLYKGATMHLQPQPDAENMLTALDEHDVTTMAGVPAMYTMMWQEYRGNEEQYDLSSLRYVNCAAAPLPDNVRRTIEEAWGVPMIEGWGMTETAPAGTIEPSHGVRKEAGCIGPVLEVCDVKIVDPDTRETKVSTEQLKPFPDQDLDFEGEETTGEIAITGPNIFEGYFKLPEKTKEVFDDEGYFLTEDIARVDEDGYLWMVDRADDMIIAGGENIYPAEVEDALYEHPDVAEAGVCGAPHAVKGEAPVAFVVLEEGSDLTEEELRKFTLDHVATYAHPRRIWFVDELPRSATQKVQRFQLEEMAKERLEGGQLESGEEL; translated from the coding sequence ATGGAACACCACAAGGGCGAGCCCCTGAGTCACTTCGGCGACGTGCCGGCGATGGCGGCGGACCGGTACGGCGACAAGACCGCGTTCACCTCCTTCGGGCAGGAACTCTCCTTCGCTGAACTCGACGCCCAGGCGAATCAGGCCGCGAACCTGCTCGTCGAACAGGGCGTCGAGCCGGGTGACCGGGTCGGGCTGTTCATCCCGAACACGAACCAGTTCCCGCCGGCGTACTTCGGCATCATCCGCGCGGGGGCCGTGGCGGTCCCGCTCAACCTCCGGATGGACCCGAACACGCTGGGCTACGTCGTCAACAACTCCGAGGCCGACATCGTCATCGCCTCGCCCGTCCTCGCCGACGAGGCCAAGCAGCTCGCGAGCGCGACGGACATCGAGACGCTCCTCCTTCCCGGCGTCACGGACGACGGCATCGTCAACTACTCGCAGGCGATGGCCGACCAGCCGACCGACTTCGACCGGCCCGAGCGCGAGCCCTCGGACATCGCCTGCCAGCCGTACACCTCCGGCACCACGGGCAAGCCGAAGGGCGTCCTCCTGAGCCACGAGAACCTCCTCTCGGCGGTGGAGGCGTACACGAAGGGTGGGCTGGCGGTCGACGCCGACGACTCCATCGTTCTCGTCCTGCCGCTGTTCCACATCTTCGCGCTGAACGCCATCATGTCGACCTACCTCTACAAGGGCGCGACGATGCACCTGCAGCCCCAGCCCGACGCCGAGAACATGCTGACGGCGCTGGACGAGCACGACGTGACCACGATGGCCGGGGTGCCGGCGATGTACACGATGATGTGGCAGGAGTACCGCGGCAACGAGGAGCAGTACGACCTCTCCTCGCTGCGCTACGTCAACTGCGCCGCCGCGCCGCTGCCGGACAACGTCCGCCGCACCATCGAGGAGGCCTGGGGGGTCCCGATGATCGAGGGCTGGGGGATGACCGAGACGGCCCCGGCGGGGACTATCGAGCCCTCGCACGGTGTCCGAAAGGAGGCCGGCTGTATCGGCCCCGTGCTGGAGGTGTGTGACGTCAAGATCGTCGACCCGGACACGCGCGAGACGAAGGTGTCGACGGAGCAGCTGAAACCGTTCCCGGACCAGGACCTCGACTTCGAGGGCGAGGAGACGACCGGCGAGATCGCCATCACGGGCCCCAACATCTTCGAGGGGTACTTCAAGCTGCCCGAGAAGACGAAGGAGGTGTTCGACGACGAGGGCTACTTCCTCACCGAGGACATCGCGCGCGTCGACGAGGACGGCTACCTCTGGATGGTCGACCGTGCCGACGACATGATCATCGCGGGCGGGGAGAACATCTACCCCGCCGAGGTCGAGGACGCGCTCTACGAGCACCCCGACGTCGCCGAGGCCGGGGTCTGTGGCGCCCCGCACGCGGTCAAGGGCGAGGCGCCCGTCGCGTTCGTCGTCCTCGAGGAGGGCTCGGACCTGACCGAGGAGGAGCTCCGGAAGTTCACCCTCGACCACGTCGCCACCTACGCCCACCCGCGGCGCATCTGGTTCGTCGACGAGCTCCCGCGCTCGGCCACGCAGAAGGTCCAGCGCTTCCAGCTCGAGGAGATGGCCAAGGAGCGCCTGGAGGGCGGCCAGCTAGAGAGCGGCGAGGAGCTGTAG
- a CDS encoding MTH865 family protein, with the protein MVDKDDLRQQMVDAFEGADYPINSPMDLVPALPNGPGTKFESGDFSMTAMELNTKLGGGDFPYDSAEDFVDDVMEQLEDQDLI; encoded by the coding sequence ATGGTCGACAAGGATGACCTCCGACAGCAGATGGTCGACGCGTTCGAGGGTGCGGACTACCCGATCAACAGCCCGATGGACCTCGTTCCCGCGCTCCCGAACGGGCCGGGCACGAAGTTCGAGTCCGGCGACTTCTCCATGACCGCCATGGAGCTCAACACGAAGCTCGGCGGCGGCGACTTCCCCTACGACTCCGCCGAGGACTTCGTCGACGACGTGATGGAGCAGCTCGAGGACCAGGACCTCATCTAA
- a CDS encoding class I SAM-dependent methyltransferase, translated as MPRDERPTVDDAYDRLAGTYESQERDPYCADLEFPATTALLPDVAGDRVLDAGCGHGRYAEWLVERGADVLAVDRNAEMLDRARRRLGDRATVRRADITGPIEAADDGGFDGVVCGLSLHYVEDWREAFAEFARVLRPGGFLVFSAQHPVDEYIAFEAENYFEVERDSMTWAAGDETVEVPFYRRPFSEVVNPLVETGFRLDELVEPTPTERFRERKPESYEKRMRYPTFLCIRATRGE; from the coding sequence ATGCCGCGCGACGAGCGCCCCACCGTGGACGACGCATACGACCGGCTGGCCGGGACCTACGAGAGCCAGGAGAGAGACCCGTACTGCGCGGACCTGGAGTTCCCCGCGACGACGGCGCTCCTCCCGGATGTGGCGGGCGACAGGGTCCTCGATGCGGGGTGTGGGCACGGTCGGTACGCGGAGTGGCTGGTCGAGCGGGGGGCGGACGTCCTCGCCGTCGACCGGAACGCCGAGATGCTCGACCGCGCGAGACGGCGGCTCGGCGACCGGGCGACGGTCCGCCGGGCCGATATCACCGGGCCCATCGAGGCCGCCGACGATGGCGGGTTCGACGGTGTCGTCTGCGGGCTCTCGCTGCACTACGTCGAGGACTGGCGGGAGGCGTTCGCGGAGTTCGCTCGCGTCCTCCGGCCGGGCGGGTTCCTGGTGTTCTCGGCGCAGCATCCGGTGGACGAGTACATCGCGTTCGAGGCCGAGAACTACTTCGAGGTCGAACGGGACAGCATGACGTGGGCGGCCGGCGACGAGACGGTCGAGGTCCCGTTCTACCGCCGGCCGTTCTCCGAGGTCGTCAACCCGCTGGTCGAGACCGGGTTCCGGCTGGACGAACTGGTCGAGCCGACACCGACGGAGCGGTTCAGGGAGCGGAAACCGGAGTCCTACGAGAAACGGATGCGGTACCCCACGTTCCTGTGCATCAGGGCGACGAGGGGCGAGTAG